A segment of the Marinomonas posidonica IVIA-Po-181 genome:
GTAAGAAATAAATATGTTGAAGGGCATAAAAAACGAGCCGCATGGGCTCGTTTTTTTATGTCGGAAAGTTGTTAGTCTTGGTAACTCTCAATAGGAGGGCATTCACAGAACAAGTTACGATCTCCATACACGTTATCAATACGACCAACAGGTGGCCAATACTTACGAGCCTTGATCCAAGGTAGTGGATAGGCGGCGTCTTGACGTGAATAAACATGCTGCCAATCGGCTACCAATAAACTGTCTGCTGTGTGTGGTGCGTTTACTAGAGGGTTGTCTTCTAATGGCCATTCGCCAGCTTGCACCTTGCTGATTTCTTTACGAATTTGGACCATGGCGTCACAGAAACGATCCAATTCATCTAGGTTTTCAGACTCGGTTGGTTCGATCATTAGAGTGCCTGCTACAGGAAAAGACATAGTCGGCGCATGGAAACCAAAGTCCATCAGGCGCTTGGCAATGTCTTCCTCTGAAATGCCGGACTCGGCTTTTAATGGGCGAATATCGATAATGCATTCGTGAGCGACGGTGTCATTCTTACCGGTATAGAGTACTGGGTAGTGTTCGCCTAGACGTTTAGCAACATAGTTGGCGTTTAAGATGGCATTATAAGTTGCGTCTTTTAGACCTTGATCGCCCATCATTTTGATGTACATCCAGGTGATTACTAGGATGCTAGCGCTGCCGTAAGGGGCGGCAGATACAGCACCATGCTGTTCTTCCATGTCCAAAACTGGGCTAATTGTGTGGCCAGGCAAGAAAGGCGCGAGGTGTGACTTAACGCCAATAGGTCCCATGCCTGGTCCGCCACCACCGTGCGGGATGCAGAAGGTTTTGTGCAAGTTTAGGTGAGACACATCTCCTCCAAAAGAGCCTGGAGGAGCAATGCCAACGAGAGCGTTCAGATTGGCGCCATCAATGTAGACTTGGCCGCCAAATTTATGGACAGTGTCACATACTTCACGAATGTGCTCTTCAAAAACACCGTGAGTGGATGGGTAGGTCGCCATAATGCAGCTAAGTTGCTCTGCGTGTTGCTCGGCTTTTTCAGCAAGGTCAGTCAAGTCAATATTGCCGTTTTCATCGCATTTCACAATCACAACCTTCATGCCTGCCAGTGCTGCAGAGGCTGGGTTAGTACCATGTGCGGAGCTTGGGATCAAACACACGTCACGATCATGATCACCACGAGACTTGTGATACTTGTCAATGGCCACCAAACCAGCGTATTCACCTTGAGCGCCTGAGTTAGGCTGCAAGGAAACGGTATCGTATCCAGTTGCTTTGGATAACATGGCAATGAGCTCTTTTAGCAAAGCGTGATAGCCAGAGACTTGGTTGTTTGGTGCGAATGGGTGAATGCGACCAAATTCTGCCCAAGTGACTGGAATCATCTCGGATGCTGCGTTCAATTTCATAGTACATGAGCCCAAAGGAATCATGCTTTGATTAAGGGCAATGTCTTTTACTTCAAGCTGATGCATGTAGCGCATTAACTCGGTTTCACTGTGATGACGGTTGAAAACAGGGTGCGTCAAGATCGCGTCTTGTCTCAGTAGATTAGATTCTAAGCCATACTCTGCTTGGTTATTAGTGATGTGCGCCAAGCTCAGTTCGATGCCAAAGCAGTCAAGAATGTCAACAATGTCTTGTGGTGTGGTGGTTTCACTGATGGAGATGGATAGTTGCTGGTTGCTTGGCTGATAAAAGTTCATCAGCTGGTTTTCTGCTTTTGTGATAATGTCGCTGGTATGGCTGCCGCTTTCAATCAATAGTGTGTCAAAGTGGGCACTATTGGTTTTAAAACCATTTGATTGTAAGTGATTGGCAAGGCAATGCGTTAGGCTGGCAACGCGACCGGCAATTTTCTTCAGACCGTCTGGACCGTGATAAACAGCATAGAAACTCGCCATCATGGCAAGTAGCGCTTGTGCGGTACAAATATTAGACGTGGCTTTCTCACGACGAATGTGTTGTTCACGAGTCTGCATGGCCATGCGCAAAGCCGGCTGATCATGACTGTCTTTCGATACGCCAATAACACGGCCAGGCATAGAGCGTTTATAAGCGTCTTTTGTGGCTAAGAAAGCAGCATGAGGTCCACCAAAGCCCATAGGGACGCCAAAGCGTTGTGCACTACCGAAAACAATGTCGGCGCTCATGTCGCCAGGTGATTTAAGTAATACAAGAGAGAGTAGGTCGACAGCAACACTTACCAAGGCTTTTTGTTCGTGAGCTGATGCAATGTAAGGTGTTAAATCTTTCACTTCGCCATCAATGCCAGGGTATTGGATTATCGCACCAAATACATCGTGGTCATTTAGTTTCTCTAAATCGTCAATCACGACATCAATGTTGAGCAATTCGGCGCGAGTCTTCACCACATCAATGGTTTGTGGCAAGCAGTGATTTGCCACAAAGAGTAGATTGCTTTTCTTTCTGTTAGAGCGCTTCATCAGCGTCATGGCTTCAGCTGCGGCGGTTGCTTCGTCTAATAATGAAGCATTGGAAATTTCCATGCCTGTTAGGTCGATTATAACTTGCTGGAAGTTCAGTAGTGCTTCCAGACGACCTTGTGAAATTTCGGGTTGGTAAGGTGTGTAAGCGGTATACCAGCCTGGGTTTTCTAATAAGTTACGTAAAATAGGTGAAGGGACAAAAGTGTCGTGATAGCCCATGCCAATAAAAGAACGCGCCACTTTGTTTTGTTGTGCGATGGCTTTCAATTCTGCTAGGGCATCATTTTCGCTGACCGCTTGCGCGCTTAAATCAAGGTTTGCTTGGCGAATGGCCTCAGGTACCGTTTTTTCAATC
Coding sequences within it:
- the gcvP gene encoding aminomethyl-transferring glycine dehydrogenase gives rise to the protein MTSCIRDLLNNDEFIARHIGPDSQEQAKMLNTIGANDLAELIEKTVPEAIRQANLDLSAQAVSENDALAELKAIAQQNKVARSFIGMGYHDTFVPSPILRNLLENPGWYTAYTPYQPEISQGRLEALLNFQQVIIDLTGMEISNASLLDEATAAAEAMTLMKRSNRKKSNLLFVANHCLPQTIDVVKTRAELLNIDVVIDDLEKLNDHDVFGAIIQYPGIDGEVKDLTPYIASAHEQKALVSVAVDLLSLVLLKSPGDMSADIVFGSAQRFGVPMGFGGPHAAFLATKDAYKRSMPGRVIGVSKDSHDQPALRMAMQTREQHIRREKATSNICTAQALLAMMASFYAVYHGPDGLKKIAGRVASLTHCLANHLQSNGFKTNSAHFDTLLIESGSHTSDIITKAENQLMNFYQPSNQQLSISISETTTPQDIVDILDCFGIELSLAHITNNQAEYGLESNLLRQDAILTHPVFNRHHSETELMRYMHQLEVKDIALNQSMIPLGSCTMKLNAASEMIPVTWAEFGRIHPFAPNNQVSGYHALLKELIAMLSKATGYDTVSLQPNSGAQGEYAGLVAIDKYHKSRGDHDRDVCLIPSSAHGTNPASAALAGMKVVIVKCDENGNIDLTDLAEKAEQHAEQLSCIMATYPSTHGVFEEHIREVCDTVHKFGGQVYIDGANLNALVGIAPPGSFGGDVSHLNLHKTFCIPHGGGGPGMGPIGVKSHLAPFLPGHTISPVLDMEEQHGAVSAAPYGSASILVITWMYIKMMGDQGLKDATYNAILNANYVAKRLGEHYPVLYTGKNDTVAHECIIDIRPLKAESGISEEDIAKRLMDFGFHAPTMSFPVAGTLMIEPTESENLDELDRFCDAMVQIRKEISKVQAGEWPLEDNPLVNAPHTADSLLVADWQHVYSRQDAAYPLPWIKARKYWPPVGRIDNVYGDRNLFCECPPIESYQD